Proteins encoded in a region of the Paenibacillus sp. E222 genome:
- the efeO gene encoding iron uptake system protein EfeO translates to MKKILALPAVVLATSVLLAACGNNEAATDKAETPAAQSENQTSTETTDVADQEAAGSDYTTAVDGYRTFAIEQIDEFVKQTEKFTDAVKAGDLETAKSLYAPARMYYERIEPVAEALGDLDPNIDARDGDVEAADWRGFHRIEKALWEDKTTEGMTDFADTLLSDAKLLRAKVETMDIDASLMVTGAVELLNEVSSSKVTGEEERYSHTDLYDFAANVEGAREIYNLLKDDLAAKDKDLNQQIADRFDALEKELAPFKDGDGYVSYEKLKDEDVKKLSQNLDALAEPLSNMGQVLGV, encoded by the coding sequence TTGAAAAAAATATTGGCACTGCCGGCTGTTGTGCTGGCAACTTCGGTTTTACTCGCCGCTTGCGGCAATAATGAAGCGGCTACGGACAAGGCAGAAACACCTGCTGCTCAAAGCGAAAATCAAACTTCCACAGAAACTACGGATGTAGCAGATCAGGAAGCGGCCGGGAGCGATTATACAACCGCAGTGGATGGCTATCGCACGTTTGCAATTGAGCAGATTGATGAATTCGTGAAGCAAACGGAGAAGTTTACGGATGCCGTGAAAGCTGGTGATCTGGAGACTGCCAAATCATTATATGCACCAGCTCGTATGTATTATGAACGTATTGAACCGGTAGCCGAGGCACTTGGGGATCTGGACCCGAATATCGATGCACGTGACGGAGATGTGGAGGCTGCCGACTGGCGCGGATTCCACCGGATTGAGAAGGCACTTTGGGAAGACAAGACGACCGAAGGCATGACTGACTTTGCGGATACCTTGTTAAGTGATGCGAAGCTCCTGCGTGCCAAAGTGGAGACGATGGACATCGATGCGAGTCTGATGGTAACGGGTGCGGTAGAACTGTTGAATGAGGTTTCCTCCAGCAAGGTAACCGGTGAAGAAGAACGTTATTCCCATACGGATCTGTATGATTTTGCAGCGAATGTAGAGGGAGCACGCGAGATTTATAACCTGCTCAAGGATGATCTGGCTGCCAAAGACAAGGATCTGAATCAGCAAATTGCGGACCGATTCGATGCACTGGAGAAAGAGCTTGCTCCATTCAAGGATGGAGACGGATACGTTTCCTATGAGAAGCTGAAGGATGAAGACGTGAAGAAGTTGAGTCAGAACCTGGATGCATTGGCCGAGCCGCTGTCGAATATGGGACAAGTACTGGGAGTGTAG
- the efeB gene encoding iron uptake transporter deferrochelatase/peroxidase subunit, with amino-acid sequence MTEQKKDSLKKPLSRREMLKLTGVAGLGLLLGGGGASGLMALGRKKSPASAVEQASPNDKGLPFYGKHQAGIITPAQDFICFAAFDVTAGSADDLRRLFKNWTAAAAPMAAGEMIGEHNTTLNTPPTDTGEAAGLTPSRTTLTFGVGPSLFDGRFGLQGRKPKGLRDLPAFAGDALDPQWCGGDLCVQVCADDMQVAFHAIRNLARIARGHAVLRWTQEGFQRTGRADPAGGTPRNLLGFKDGTGNPDTTDAVLMDQTVWAQPADGPGWMAGGSYMAVRRVRMRVEVWDRSTLKDQEATFGRHRDSGAPLGSRGEFDPVDLKAKSADGQPVIPATSHLRLAKGDGSQQILRRSYSYSSGLDAKTGQLDAGLLFISYQRDLEKQFIPIQKRLAKNDKLNEYTVHTGSAVFACFPGIMNGGYIGDTLI; translated from the coding sequence ATGACCGAGCAGAAAAAGGATTCGCTGAAAAAGCCGTTGTCACGGCGTGAAATGCTGAAGCTGACCGGCGTGGCCGGATTGGGTCTGCTTTTGGGCGGAGGCGGTGCCAGCGGTCTGATGGCGCTGGGCCGCAAAAAGAGTCCGGCGTCCGCTGTGGAGCAAGCCTCGCCGAATGACAAAGGCCTGCCCTTTTATGGCAAGCACCAGGCGGGAATCATTACCCCGGCTCAGGATTTCATCTGCTTTGCCGCCTTTGATGTGACGGCGGGAAGTGCGGATGATCTCCGCCGTCTGTTCAAGAACTGGACGGCCGCTGCCGCTCCCATGGCCGCCGGAGAGATGATTGGCGAACATAATACAACGCTGAATACGCCCCCTACCGATACGGGCGAAGCGGCAGGCCTGACACCGTCACGAACCACGTTGACGTTTGGTGTGGGGCCCTCTTTGTTTGACGGGCGCTTCGGGCTGCAGGGCCGGAAGCCCAAGGGCCTGCGCGATCTGCCGGCATTCGCCGGAGATGCGCTGGACCCGCAGTGGTGTGGTGGCGACCTGTGCGTGCAAGTCTGCGCAGACGATATGCAGGTCGCCTTCCATGCCATCCGCAATCTCGCGCGCATCGCACGCGGGCATGCGGTATTGCGCTGGACGCAGGAAGGTTTCCAGCGCACAGGCCGAGCTGACCCTGCGGGTGGAACACCGCGCAACTTGCTCGGCTTCAAGGATGGCACCGGCAATCCGGATACAACGGATGCGGTGCTGATGGACCAGACCGTCTGGGCGCAGCCGGCTGACGGTCCGGGGTGGATGGCTGGCGGCAGCTATATGGCCGTCCGCCGGGTTCGCATGCGTGTGGAGGTGTGGGACCGCTCCACACTGAAGGACCAGGAGGCGACATTTGGACGCCACCGGGACAGCGGAGCGCCGCTCGGCAGCCGCGGCGAGTTCGATCCGGTAGATTTGAAGGCCAAGTCTGCCGATGGGCAGCCTGTAATTCCGGCAACGTCACATCTGCGTCTCGCGAAGGGGGACGGCAGTCAGCAAATTTTACGCCGCTCCTACTCGTATTCGAGTGGGCTCGATGCCAAGACCGGGCAGCTGGATGCAGGTTTGCTGTTCATTAGCTATCAACGGGACCTGGAGAAACAGTTTATTCCGATTCAGAAACGACTGGCAAAGAACGACAAGCTGAACGAATATACCGTGCACACAGGCAGTGCTGTATTTGCCTGTTTCCCGGGAATTATGAATGGCGGATATATTGGGGACACCTTAATTTAA
- a CDS encoding FTR1 family protein produces MMGRIADRKAQKRRMYKGRLMRSLLMLLVFLMVGSGVIRLPGMAHASGEGLQNNEQSVQKQLDSLLPPVGSALVEAGQGKLTEATEDVAEFRQLWDAASTLVPEQNADQVATAASVVGEALSKAEQALSSNDSDAAKKALADLARATNQYIEAFQVAEESDDAGRKAAERLLPDARKSLSAMEQGDWTQAELAYKRIVTAWKGTEAPIRQDHFGVYSQLEKDISLVRIAMQAEPRKEEQATARMQELVTLLTDYIAGTLKEGEVEDTSASSDVSSLSDLLKLLEQIEQQIQAGDTTTAATGLEQFIVAWPLVEGQVQISSPASYTAIENEMAEASGYVVSNPPNTAKATEVITRMINRLAPLTATTSYTAWDAALILLREGLEAILVLSALLAYAKKSGETAARRWIWAGAGSGLLLSAALAVVLSLTLAVASSGSTREMIEGYTGLAAVVLMLTVGHWMHSKSNTRSWNSYVQRQVGGALARGSLWSLFAVAGLAILREGAETAIFYIGMAPAIETSQMLIGMGAALLILIVLAVAIIQFSVRLPVRWFFLTATLLIYYLVFRFLGESIHSLQVSAALGAHVAPSLPTIGWLGMYPTWETFIPQLVVLVFMIFNLIRTEVRSTKGASKASV; encoded by the coding sequence ATGATGGGCAGGATCGCAGATCGGAAGGCGCAGAAGCGGCGGATGTACAAAGGAAGGTTGATGCGCTCCTTGCTGATGCTGCTGGTGTTCCTGATGGTGGGGTCCGGGGTAATTCGCTTACCTGGCATGGCACATGCTTCTGGAGAAGGGCTCCAAAACAATGAGCAGTCTGTGCAAAAACAACTGGATAGTCTATTGCCGCCTGTGGGCAGCGCCTTGGTTGAAGCGGGACAGGGCAAGCTGACAGAAGCGACGGAGGATGTCGCTGAGTTCCGGCAACTGTGGGATGCTGCCAGCACGTTGGTGCCGGAACAGAACGCAGATCAGGTTGCGACGGCCGCCAGCGTTGTAGGTGAAGCCTTGTCCAAAGCGGAACAGGCACTGTCGAGCAATGATTCTGATGCTGCCAAGAAAGCATTGGCGGATCTTGCCCGTGCGACCAATCAGTACATTGAGGCGTTTCAGGTGGCAGAAGAGAGCGACGATGCAGGCCGTAAAGCGGCTGAAAGGCTGCTGCCAGACGCACGTAAAAGCTTGAGTGCAATGGAACAGGGCGATTGGACCCAGGCAGAGCTTGCCTATAAACGGATTGTTACGGCCTGGAAAGGCACCGAAGCTCCGATTCGTCAGGATCATTTTGGCGTATACAGCCAGTTGGAGAAAGACATCAGTCTGGTTCGCATTGCAATGCAGGCCGAGCCCCGCAAGGAAGAACAGGCAACAGCGCGTATGCAGGAACTGGTCACGTTGCTCACAGATTACATTGCAGGGACCCTCAAGGAAGGGGAAGTTGAGGATACGTCAGCATCCTCCGATGTTTCTTCATTGTCCGACCTGCTGAAATTATTGGAGCAAATAGAGCAGCAGATTCAAGCCGGGGATACCACTACTGCTGCAACCGGATTGGAGCAGTTTATCGTGGCCTGGCCTTTGGTTGAAGGTCAGGTGCAGATATCATCTCCAGCTTCATATACGGCCATTGAGAATGAAATGGCCGAAGCATCGGGATATGTCGTCTCCAATCCGCCAAATACGGCGAAGGCAACCGAGGTTATAACCCGAATGATCAATCGGCTGGCGCCGTTAACGGCTACCACCTCATACACGGCATGGGATGCGGCATTGATTTTGCTTCGCGAAGGATTGGAAGCCATTCTGGTACTCTCTGCATTGCTCGCTTATGCCAAGAAGAGTGGCGAGACTGCGGCCCGGCGCTGGATCTGGGCTGGTGCCGGTAGTGGTCTGCTGCTTAGTGCGGCGTTAGCCGTTGTACTGTCGCTGACTCTTGCTGTGGCATCATCGGGCAGCACACGGGAGATGATTGAGGGGTATACGGGGCTTGCAGCCGTTGTACTAATGTTGACGGTTGGGCATTGGATGCATAGCAAATCAAATACCCGCTCCTGGAATAGCTATGTACAGCGACAGGTAGGTGGTGCACTGGCCCGGGGAAGTCTATGGTCACTCTTCGCTGTGGCGGGTCTTGCCATATTGCGGGAAGGTGCGGAGACGGCGATCTTTTATATCGGCATGGCGCCTGCAATTGAGACCTCGCAGATGTTGATCGGTATGGGGGCAGCGTTGCTCATCCTGATTGTATTAGCTGTAGCCATTATTCAGTTCAGTGTACGTCTGCCTGTACGATGGTTTTTCCTGACCGCTACGCTGCTGATCTATTATCTGGTATTTCGTTTCCTTGGAGAGAGTATTCACTCCCTTCAAGTCTCAGCAGCGCTGGGGGCTCATGTCGCACCGAGTCTGCCGACGATTGGCTGGCTTGGTATGTATCCGACATGGGAGACCTTTATTCCACAACTCGTTGTGCTCGTCTTTATGATCTTCAATTTGATTCGTACAGAGGTACGTTCAACCAAAGGAGCATCCAAGGCCTCCGTGTAG
- a CDS encoding LacI family DNA-binding transcriptional regulator, protein MAKEKVTIQDIADALGISRNTASKALNDSGNIPDETRNRVIKKAIELKYKQFAYMENEHVLTKAPNNIALLTENLPNTSHFGSMLISGLEKRISAEGYNLSIHIVREVDQDSLTLPNNFDISNVDGIICIELFNLKYTQLITDLGIPTIFIDCASDICYPEFHADLLLMENEHSTYQLTRKLIESGYNHVGFAGDYNHCKSFNERWVGYQRAMLEARLQVDPSHCIVDDDRLFFSKPGWLNERVAELKSLPDAYVCANDFIAVDLIRALRARNVKVPQDIVICGFDNAPESRIIEPALTTVHIYSNEMGIKAAEMLLSRIDHPSQPYQVSHIVTKPIIRESTPTLMKANPQTV, encoded by the coding sequence ATGGCAAAAGAAAAAGTTACGATACAGGACATCGCAGATGCTTTGGGCATCTCCCGGAATACAGCTTCCAAAGCCTTGAATGATAGCGGAAATATCCCGGATGAGACACGTAATCGTGTAATTAAAAAAGCAATTGAACTTAAATATAAACAGTTTGCCTATATGGAAAATGAGCATGTTCTAACCAAAGCTCCAAACAATATCGCCCTGTTAACGGAGAATCTGCCCAATACATCTCACTTTGGTTCGATGTTAATCAGTGGTCTGGAGAAAAGAATCAGCGCAGAGGGATACAATCTCTCCATTCATATCGTACGTGAGGTTGATCAGGACTCACTTACACTTCCCAACAATTTTGATATTTCCAACGTGGACGGTATCATTTGCATTGAGTTGTTCAATCTGAAATATACTCAGCTTATTACCGATCTCGGAATTCCCACGATCTTCATCGATTGCGCTTCCGACATCTGTTATCCGGAATTTCATGCAGATTTGCTGCTCATGGAGAATGAGCACAGCACGTATCAGTTAACCAGAAAATTAATTGAGAGCGGCTACAACCATGTTGGATTTGCCGGGGATTACAATCATTGCAAAAGCTTCAATGAACGTTGGGTAGGATATCAGCGGGCGATGCTGGAAGCGAGGCTGCAGGTCGATCCATCCCATTGCATTGTGGATGATGACCGCCTGTTTTTCTCAAAGCCTGGCTGGTTGAACGAACGCGTGGCAGAGCTGAAGTCGCTGCCTGATGCGTATGTGTGTGCCAACGACTTTATCGCAGTCGACTTGATCAGAGCTTTGAGAGCGAGGAATGTTAAAGTGCCCCAGGATATCGTCATATGCGGATTCGATAACGCACCTGAATCACGAATTATTGAGCCTGCATTAACGACGGTTCATATCTACAGCAACGAAATGGGCATTAAGGCTGCGGAGATGCTGTTATCCCGGATTGATCATCCGTCACAGCCTTATCAGGTCTCGCATATCGTAACCAAACCGATCATACGGGAGTCCACACCCACACTTATGAAAGCCAATCCACAGACCGTTTAA